A portion of the Deltaproteobacteria bacterium HGW-Deltaproteobacteria-18 genome contains these proteins:
- a CDS encoding two-component system response regulator, with translation MTKFPSYPVLLVDDEDTWLRSFSLALKSHGIDNIICCNDSTKVPEILSKTEIEVMAVDLAMPGMSGQDLIGTVSATNPDIPILVITGMSQVETAVQCIKRGAFDFFVKTNDKSSLVSGIRHAIEIRELKRENSSLRTRFLQDTLEHPETFAPIVTCSKAMRSIFQYIEAIARSTQPVLITGESGVGKELVAKVIHDLSGRQGDFVPVNVAGLDDNIFADTLFGHKKGAFTGADRARPGLVENAKAGTLFLDEIGDLPQASQVKLLRLVQEREYLPIGSDVTRKTDARIIAATNVDPDVMGEAERFRSDLYYRLRAHHVHLPPLRERREDLPLLIDHFMRQGCQQRKRPAVPVELLNLLSSYAFPGNIRELRFLILDALSCSGDEELNMDRIKAHVSKHPAASRRIQPGEGTRLQFGPELPTLKHVCAELVREAMRRTGNNQALAASMLGVSRQALNKRLNKLRQMEDCKE, from the coding sequence ATGACAAAATTTCCCTCCTATCCTGTCCTGCTCGTCGATGATGAGGACACGTGGTTGCGGTCCTTTTCCCTGGCGCTCAAATCCCACGGAATCGACAACATCATCTGTTGCAACGACAGCACCAAGGTTCCCGAAATCCTGTCCAAGACCGAGATCGAGGTCATGGCCGTGGATCTGGCCATGCCCGGAATGTCCGGGCAGGACCTCATTGGCACCGTGTCCGCGACCAATCCGGACATTCCCATCCTGGTCATCACCGGCATGAGCCAAGTGGAGACGGCGGTGCAATGCATCAAGCGCGGCGCCTTCGACTTCTTCGTCAAGACCAACGACAAGAGCAGCCTTGTCTCCGGCATCAGGCACGCCATCGAAATCCGCGAACTCAAGCGCGAAAACAGCAGCCTGCGCACCCGCTTCCTGCAGGACACCCTGGAGCATCCGGAGACCTTTGCGCCCATCGTGACCTGCTCCAAGGCCATGCGCTCCATCTTCCAGTACATCGAGGCCATCGCCCGCAGCACCCAGCCAGTGCTCATCACCGGCGAGTCCGGGGTCGGCAAGGAGCTGGTGGCCAAGGTCATTCACGATTTGAGCGGACGGCAGGGCGATTTCGTGCCCGTCAACGTGGCCGGTCTCGATGACAACATCTTTGCCGACACCCTGTTCGGACACAAGAAGGGAGCCTTCACCGGGGCCGACAGGGCGCGTCCCGGCCTGGTTGAAAACGCCAAGGCCGGAACCCTTTTCCTGGACGAGATCGGCGACCTTCCGCAGGCCTCGCAGGTCAAGCTGCTGCGGCTGGTACAGGAACGCGAATACCTGCCCATCGGCTCCGACGTGACCCGCAAGACAGACGCCCGCATCATCGCGGCCACCAACGTGGACCCGGACGTCATGGGCGAGGCGGAACGCTTCCGGTCCGACCTGTACTACCGCCTGCGCGCCCACCACGTGCATCTGCCCCCCTTGCGCGAGCGCCGCGAGGACCTGCCCCTCCTGATTGACCATTTCATGCGTCAGGGCTGCCAGCAGCGCAAGCGCCCTGCGGTTCCGGTGGAACTCCTGAACCTGCTCTCAAGCTACGCCTTTCCGGGCAATATCCGCGAACTGCGGTTTCTGATTCTGGATGCCCTGAGCTGCTCGGGAGACGAGGAACTGAACATGGACCGCATCAAGGCGCATGTGAGCAAGCACCCCGCCGCATCGCGCAGGATTCAGCCCGGTGAAGGCACGCGCCTGCAATTCGGCCCGGAACTGCCGACCCTGAAGCATGTCTGTGCCGAACTCGTGCGCGAGGCCATGCGCCGCACCGGAAACAATCAGGCCCTGGCCGCAAGCATGCTGGGCGTGTCCAGGCAGGCGCTCAACAAGCGCCTCAACAAGCTCCGCCAGATGGAGGACTGCAAAGAGTGA
- a CDS encoding PAS domain-containing sensor histidine kinase has product MSAGREDLLQRLRELERSNRQLSREVQDLRALIDTPLNVMLFSLDLNYNYIAFNQAHREFVKHNWNLDIHPGMHVFDILNEPDERATSRRNFDRVLAGESYILRRKYRKPKGEIGFYQNTYVPLQRGGEILGAVVFAHDITEWSEREEEGKKYRAIFEKALEGIYRSTAGGRFIEANREMARILGYDSPQDLMSTITDISRQLYCDPDDRELVFSILRQDGVVKDFETRMRRKDGSEIWVEFNARIEKDEEGRTIFIEGKLTDITTRKEAEHKAQLRGQKMIQADKMASLGVLVAGVAHEINNPNSFLTLNLPLLRDVWADALHVLDEYQEEHGDFVLGGLEYSELRQQMPLLLQGMVDGSERIKDIVSRLKDYSRQRPEGERETTDVNSVVAGALAFVRQKLKNAAPGYLVRLAAEPVLVEADLQRLIQVLINLLVNACEAVPATGGEITLQVLSRFGEDKAWAGVEVRDNGCGILPHDLKYIQDPFFTTKRELGGTGLGLSISSAIMHDHGGRLEFSSQPGQGTCVRMLLPMTR; this is encoded by the coding sequence GTGAGCGCCGGACGGGAAGATCTGCTGCAGAGGCTGCGTGAACTGGAACGCTCCAACCGCCAACTCTCCCGCGAGGTGCAGGACCTGCGCGCCCTGATCGACACGCCGCTCAATGTCATGCTCTTTTCCCTTGACCTCAACTACAATTACATCGCCTTCAACCAGGCCCACCGGGAATTCGTCAAACACAACTGGAACCTCGACATCCATCCCGGCATGCACGTTTTCGACATCCTGAACGAACCCGATGAACGCGCCACCTCCCGTCGCAATTTCGACCGTGTGCTGGCCGGGGAATCGTACATCCTGCGGCGCAAGTACCGTAAACCCAAGGGGGAGATCGGCTTCTACCAGAACACCTACGTGCCCTTGCAGCGTGGCGGGGAGATTCTCGGGGCCGTGGTCTTTGCCCACGACATCACCGAGTGGAGCGAACGCGAAGAGGAAGGCAAGAAATACCGCGCCATTTTTGAAAAAGCCCTGGAAGGCATCTACCGCTCCACGGCCGGAGGACGGTTCATCGAGGCCAACCGCGAGATGGCCCGCATCCTGGGTTACGACTCACCCCAGGACCTCATGTCCACGATCACCGACATCAGCCGTCAGCTATACTGCGATCCCGACGACAGGGAACTGGTCTTTTCCATTCTGCGCCAGGACGGAGTGGTCAAGGATTTCGAAACCCGCATGCGACGCAAGGACGGCAGCGAGATCTGGGTGGAGTTCAACGCCAGGATCGAGAAAGACGAAGAGGGACGCACGATCTTCATCGAGGGCAAGCTGACGGACATCACGACCCGCAAGGAGGCGGAACACAAGGCCCAGCTGCGTGGCCAGAAAATGATCCAGGCGGACAAGATGGCATCCCTTGGGGTGCTGGTGGCGGGCGTGGCCCACGAAATCAACAATCCCAACAGCTTTCTGACGCTGAATCTGCCTCTGCTACGCGACGTCTGGGCCGACGCCCTGCACGTGCTGGACGAATATCAGGAAGAACATGGGGATTTCGTGCTCGGCGGACTCGAATATTCGGAACTCAGGCAGCAGATGCCACTCCTGCTGCAGGGCATGGTGGACGGATCGGAGCGGATCAAGGACATCGTCTCAAGGCTCAAGGACTATTCACGCCAGCGTCCCGAAGGGGAACGCGAAACGACCGACGTGAACAGTGTCGTGGCCGGGGCCCTGGCCTTCGTGCGGCAGAAGCTGAAAAACGCGGCCCCGGGCTATCTGGTCAGGCTGGCTGCGGAGCCTGTGCTGGTGGAAGCCGACCTGCAGCGCCTCATCCAGGTGCTCATCAACCTGCTGGTCAACGCCTGCGAAGCCGTGCCCGCCACGGGCGGCGAGATCACGTTGCAGGTCCTGTCACGATTCGGTGAAGACAAGGCCTGGGCCGGGGTGGAAGTTCGCGACAACGGCTGCGGCATCCTCCCCCACGACCTCAAATACATCCAGGACCCGTTCTTCACCACCAAGAGGGAGCTGGGCGGAACGGGCCTTGGCCTGTCCATCTCTTCGGCCATCATGCACGACCACGGCGGCCGCCTGGAGTTCTCGTCACAGCCAGGTCAAGGCACCTGCGTCCGCATGCTCCTGCCCATGACACGTTGA